One Polyodon spathula isolate WHYD16114869_AA chromosome 58, ASM1765450v1, whole genome shotgun sequence genomic window carries:
- the LOC121307785 gene encoding signal peptide peptidase-like 3 isoform X2, with protein MAEQTFSWAYSLVDSSQVSTFLISILLIVYGSFRSLNMDLENQDKDKDGNAMSQGTFNTNASNNTVCCVPGIQTIDSTQALFLPIGASVSLLVMFFFFDSVQVVFTICTAVLATIAFAFLLLPMCQYLTRPCSPQNKISFGCCGRFTAAELLSFSLSVMLVLIWVLTGHWLLMDGKALHSSPGAASPPPGLAGRGGVGQQHLPLHIPFLT; from the exons GGCGTATTCCCTGGTAGACTCCAGCCAGGTCTCCACCTTCCTCATCTCCATTCTCCTCATAGTCTACGGCAGCTTTAG GTCATTAAACATGGACTTGGAGAACCAGGACAAGGACAAGGATGGGAATGCCATGTCGCAGGGAACGTTTAATACCAACGCCAGCAACAACA CGGTGTGTTGTGTTCCAGGTATTCAGACTATCGACTCGACCCAGGCGCTGTTCCTGCCCATCGGAGCCTCGGTCTCCCTGCTCGTCATGTTCTTCTTCTTCGATTCCGTTCAGGTGGTCTTCACGATCTGCACAGCAG TTCTCGCAACGATAGCCTTTGCCTTCCTGCTCCTACCGATGTGCCAGTATCTAACAAGACCCTGCTCCCCTCAGAACAA AATCTCCTTCGGCTGCTGTGGCAGGTTCACTGCCGCGGAGCTGCTCTCCTTCTCCCTGTCTGTGATGCTGGTCCTCATCTGGGTGTTGACTGGGCACTGGCTGCTGATGGACGGTAAGGCCCTGCACAGCTCCCCTGGTGCTGCGTCTCCACCGCCTGGGCTGGCAGGTAGAGGGGGTGTTGGTCAGCAACACCTACCCCTGCACATCCCCTTCCTGACCTGA